A genomic region of Desulfosarcina ovata subsp. ovata contains the following coding sequences:
- a CDS encoding helix-turn-helix domain-containing protein, producing MAIGDRIQALRKQHGWSQQQLAKKIGTSGPIVGRYERGEMTPSVEVAKRLADTFEVTLDYLVDDTGRTAEIRDKAMLQRIMEIQALDTEDRKTIVTVLDSFLRDAKARKAYASQ from the coding sequence ATGGCAATCGGTGACAGGATACAGGCGCTGCGCAAGCAGCATGGATGGAGCCAACAGCAGTTGGCCAAAAAGATCGGTACCAGCGGGCCGATTGTGGGCCGCTATGAACGGGGGGAGATGACGCCGTCGGTGGAGGTGGCCAAACGGCTGGCCGACACCTTCGAGGTGACCCTGGATTATCTGGTCGACGATACGGGAAGAACAGCGGAGATCAGGGACAAGGCCATGCTCCAACGGATCATGGAGATCCAGGCCCTGGATACGGAGGACCGCAAAACCATCGTTACCGTGCTCGACAGCTTTTTGAGGGACGCCAAGGCCCGCAAGGCCTACGCG
- a CDS encoding ISNCY family transposase yields the protein MRLPEQEENRILLERKHAEFTFDKVIQFFRQTISAFPDRRIGTNTSYSIEDAALGAFSVFFTQSPSFLAFQSAMQQTKGKNNAQSLFGLTQIPCTNHIKSLMDEVHPSYVTPVFKYLFDGLEKSGHLDGFRSYDNNLLVAFDGTQYFASNTIHCDNCSRKHHKNGTVTYSHSVVTPVIVAPENNKVIALQPEFITPQDGHDKQDCENAAAKRWIDQYAAEYQPFGITVLGDDLYCKQPICKKLLDQELDFILVCKPDSHKTLYQWLDELDAMQTIETVVEKRWTGKTHEIDTYRFANKLPLRDSENAIDVNWCELTTTLPDGKIVYKNAFATNFEVSKSNVKQIVKDGRARWKVENENNNVLKNRGYNIEHNFGHGNKHLSSLLLTFNLLAFLFHTVLELMDEKYSLVRAELPTRKTFFDDVRALTRYMYFPSWEAMLTFMMRGLEIEYVDTS from the coding sequence ATGCGATTGCCAGAACAAGAAGAAAACCGCATCCTACTTGAAAGGAAACATGCAGAATTCACATTTGACAAAGTGATCCAATTTTTTCGCCAAACTATTTCTGCATTTCCTGACCGGCGCATCGGCACTAATACCAGCTACAGCATAGAAGACGCAGCCCTGGGAGCTTTTTCTGTTTTTTTTACCCAAAGCCCATCCTTTTTAGCCTTTCAATCCGCTATGCAGCAAACAAAAGGCAAAAACAATGCGCAATCACTTTTCGGCCTCACTCAAATTCCCTGTACCAACCACATCAAAAGTTTAATGGACGAGGTCCATCCCTCTTATGTCACGCCCGTGTTCAAATATCTTTTCGACGGATTGGAAAAATCCGGTCATCTGGACGGGTTTCGCTCATACGACAACAATTTATTGGTTGCCTTTGACGGAACGCAGTATTTTGCTTCAAATACAATTCATTGTGATAATTGTAGTCGCAAGCACCATAAAAATGGAACCGTAACCTATTCGCATTCAGTCGTGACCCCGGTGATTGTGGCACCGGAAAACAATAAGGTGATTGCTTTGCAACCGGAATTTATTACCCCCCAGGATGGCCATGATAAACAAGATTGCGAAAACGCGGCAGCAAAACGCTGGATCGATCAATATGCGGCGGAGTATCAACCTTTTGGCATCACTGTATTGGGCGATGATCTATACTGTAAACAACCGATTTGCAAAAAACTATTAGATCAAGAACTTGATTTCATTTTGGTCTGTAAACCCGATTCTCATAAAACCCTTTACCAGTGGCTGGATGAATTGGACGCCATGCAGACCATCGAAACCGTGGTGGAGAAGCGCTGGACCGGCAAAACCCATGAAATCGATACGTATCGCTTTGCCAACAAACTGCCGCTACGTGATAGTGAAAACGCCATTGATGTTAATTGGTGCGAACTGACAACAACCCTGCCCGATGGAAAAATCGTGTACAAAAACGCATTTGCAACCAATTTTGAAGTTTCAAAGAGCAACGTCAAGCAAATTGTCAAAGATGGCCGAGCACGCTGGAAAGTCGAGAACGAAAATAATAATGTTTTGAAAAACAGAGGCTATAATATTGAACACAACTTCGGTCACGGGAACAAGCACCTTTCATCATTATTGCTGACCTTCAACTTGTTAGCCTTTCTGTTCCATACCGTTCTTGAACTGATGGATGAGAAGTACAGCTTGGTTCGTGCTGAGTTACCAACGCGCAAAACCTTTTTTGACGATGTGCGCGCTTTGACGCGATATATGTATTTTCCCAGTTGGGAGGCGATGTTAACTTTTATGATGCGAGGCCTGGAGATCGAATACGTAGACACCAGTTAA
- a CDS encoding type II toxin-antitoxin system RelE/ParE family toxin, translating into MNVHWTHNAIEHLANIYEYITLNSPTYARQMVDRLTRRSAQIADQPLSGRRVPEYPAEDVRELIENPYRIIYRIKKDRIDVLAVIHGARLMPDAFEKNGG; encoded by the coding sequence ATGAACGTTCACTGGACCCACAATGCCATCGAGCATCTGGCCAACATCTATGAATACATCACGCTGAACTCGCCCACCTATGCCCGGCAGATGGTGGACCGGCTTACTCGCCGCTCCGCTCAGATCGCCGACCAGCCCCTTTCCGGCCGTCGGGTCCCCGAATATCCGGCCGAGGATGTCCGCGAGCTGATCGAAAACCCTTACCGGATCATCTACCGCATCAAGAAGGACCGGATCGACGTCCTGGCCGTCATCCACGGCGCCCGGTTGATGCCCGATGCGTTTGAAAAAAACGGCGGTTAA
- a CDS encoding helix-turn-helix domain-containing protein translates to MAIGDRIQALRKQHGWSQQQLAKKIGTSGPIAGRYERGEMTPSVEVAKRLADTFEVTLDYLVDDTGRTAEIRDKAMLQRIMEIQALDTEDRKTIVTVLDSFLRDAKARKAYASQ, encoded by the coding sequence ATGGCAATCGGTGACAGGATACAGGCGCTGCGCAAGCAGCATGGATGGAGCCAACAGCAGTTGGCCAAAAAGATCGGTACCAGCGGGCCGATTGCGGGCCGCTATGAACGGGGGGAGATGACGCCGTCGGTGGAGGTGGCCAAACGGCTGGCCGACACCTTCGAGGTGACCCTGGATTATCTGGTCGACGATACGGGAAGAACAGCGGAGATCAGGGACAAGGCCATGCTCCAACGGATCATGGAGATCCAGGCCCTGGATACGGAGGACCGCAAAACCATCGTTACCGTGCTCGACAGCTTTTTGAGGGACGCCAAGGCCCGCAAGGCCTACGCGTCACAATAG
- a CDS encoding CHC2 zinc finger domain-containing protein has product MISLETTDIFRGAFFLASGGDLAGIRVGRHGKRIATFLITGHGLDRLDRDYRSGRARVNPIQLRESLNHLRDAMFEKCARARGERDMAIAKEKIEAIKHGVDLMALARSRGIELKKNGKSFLGLCPFHDDTNPSLSINPDENLFQCFGCGAAGDVIRFVELFDKVVFPEAVNRLSDSDVKSSKARKAASGKKALSVKDRKLLSRVVGYYQHKKTGVGPSWIPNWRGSRSKTGSFYGLKSMFLGPERAFCWFGDAQANQLK; this is encoded by the coding sequence TTGATCAGCCTTGAGACCACGGACATTTTCCGGGGAGCGTTCTTTCTGGCCAGCGGCGGCGACCTGGCCGGGATCCGGGTCGGGCGGCATGGCAAACGCATCGCCACGTTCTTGATCACCGGGCATGGCCTGGACCGCCTGGACCGGGACTATCGTTCCGGACGGGCGCGGGTCAACCCGATACAACTGCGAGAAAGCCTGAACCACCTGCGGGACGCGATGTTCGAAAAATGCGCGAGAGCGAGAGGAGAACGAGACATGGCCATCGCCAAAGAGAAGATCGAGGCCATCAAACATGGCGTTGATCTGATGGCCCTGGCCCGCTCCAGGGGCATCGAACTTAAGAAAAACGGCAAAAGCTTCCTTGGCCTTTGCCCCTTCCACGACGATACCAACCCTTCTTTATCGATCAATCCGGATGAAAATCTGTTCCAGTGCTTTGGCTGCGGGGCTGCGGGTGATGTGATCCGGTTCGTTGAACTGTTTGACAAGGTGGTGTTCCCGGAAGCGGTCAACCGCCTTTCCGACAGCGATGTAAAATCCTCCAAGGCAAGGAAGGCCGCTTCCGGCAAGAAGGCGTTGTCCGTCAAGGACCGCAAGCTGCTCTCCCGTGTGGTGGGCTATTACCAGCACAAAAAAACTGGGGTCGGACCAAGCTGGATTCCCAATTGGCGCGGTTCTAGGTCAAAAACAGGGTCGTTTTACGGTCTTAAATCGATGTTTTTGGGGCCGGAAAGAGCGTTTTGTTGGTTTGGGGACGCCCAAGCCAACCAACTGAAATAA
- a CDS encoding IS1634 family transposase, with product MEQFETRFKQVDVLPMVKYFMDQLDLFNLFSKYVPASDGSLAEHAQSLCILIANIICDNKPLYKIQEWLCQYTDGLVTEPVEPNFFNDDRLARALSALFHADRHTLMTEASCNAISVHQLLTEEIHNDSTSVTFIGKYKTPDPEAVKLKHGHNKDFRPDCKQVVFGLNITADGHVPLSYQLFDGNTTDDVTHIPNWNGLRTLLGKEDFIYIADCKLKTEKNLKHIAGEGGLFITIVPKNHKEYIQFIKYLKKNEVPWEDAVSVENSRKKGEFTVYRTYETELTEEGFRVIFVHSSSKQKEDEAKRQKKIDKAIEQLESLSPKLNAYHLKTKREIKAAIDKIVKDVKEFVEVRIVTDRKQIKVKVSPGRPSPQSIYKNKWKYTHRIEWQLNEQSLTEASRTDGVFPLITNTQLEASEVLGKYKNQPFLEKRMYTKKSILEVAPVFLKKEHRIEAMLFLYFIALMIVSLIERKIRMNMTAEEIDKLPILPQGMNTKKPTWNNIRYFYRNVHFSQIIRNGVCIQSVVKGIGDMHKLINRLLEIPEAIYNYFQDGWWQFKAT from the coding sequence ATGGAGCAATTTGAAACTCGATTCAAGCAAGTTGATGTATTGCCAATGGTCAAGTATTTCATGGATCAGCTTGACCTTTTCAACCTTTTTTCCAAGTATGTTCCGGCATCCGACGGAAGTCTTGCGGAGCATGCGCAAAGCTTGTGTATCTTAATTGCCAACATCATATGTGACAACAAACCACTATACAAGATTCAAGAATGGTTGTGCCAATATACAGATGGACTTGTAACAGAACCGGTCGAGCCAAATTTTTTTAACGATGATCGTCTTGCCAGGGCACTATCAGCATTATTTCATGCAGACCGCCATACGCTGATGACCGAGGCTTCTTGCAATGCCATATCGGTACACCAGTTACTTACGGAGGAAATACATAATGATAGCACATCCGTGACTTTCATCGGCAAATACAAAACTCCCGATCCGGAAGCGGTCAAGCTTAAGCATGGGCACAACAAGGATTTTCGACCCGATTGCAAACAAGTTGTATTTGGTCTGAATATCACGGCGGACGGACATGTTCCACTCAGTTATCAGCTATTTGACGGGAATACGACCGATGATGTGACCCATATTCCCAACTGGAACGGCCTGCGCACATTGTTGGGAAAAGAGGATTTCATTTACATCGCCGACTGCAAGTTGAAAACCGAAAAGAATCTAAAGCACATCGCTGGTGAAGGAGGGCTGTTTATCACCATCGTTCCGAAGAATCACAAGGAATACATCCAGTTCATCAAATATCTGAAAAAAAACGAAGTGCCTTGGGAAGACGCCGTTAGCGTTGAAAACTCACGGAAGAAAGGTGAGTTTACCGTTTACCGCACCTATGAGACCGAACTGACCGAAGAAGGCTTTCGGGTCATTTTTGTTCACAGCAGTTCCAAACAAAAAGAGGACGAAGCCAAAAGACAGAAAAAGATCGATAAGGCCATTGAACAGTTAGAAAGCCTGTCACCTAAACTCAATGCGTATCATTTGAAAACCAAAAGGGAAATCAAGGCCGCTATCGATAAGATTGTCAAGGATGTTAAAGAGTTTGTAGAGGTCCGGATAGTAACCGATCGCAAACAGATCAAGGTGAAAGTATCTCCCGGCAGACCGTCTCCACAAAGCATCTACAAAAATAAATGGAAATATACCCACCGCATTGAGTGGCAGTTAAACGAACAATCTCTTACCGAAGCATCGCGAACTGATGGCGTTTTTCCCTTGATTACTAATACGCAGCTTGAAGCCAGTGAGGTATTAGGAAAATATAAAAACCAACCATTCCTTGAAAAACGGATGTATACCAAAAAATCGATTCTGGAAGTAGCGCCTGTTTTTTTAAAAAAGGAGCACCGTATTGAAGCCATGCTCTTTTTATATTTTATAGCCTTGATGATTGTGTCCCTTATCGAACGAAAGATACGGATGAATATGACAGCCGAGGAGATAGACAAGCTGCCCATATTACCCCAAGGGATGAATACAAAAAAGCCGACTTGGAATAACATCCGTTATTTCTATCGTAATGTCCACTTCTCGCAGATAATCCGGAATGGCGTATGTATACAATCAGTGGTGAAGGGAATCGGTGACATGCACAAACTTATCAACCGGTTGTTGGAGATACCCGAGGCGATCTACAATTATTTTCAAGATGGCTGGTGGCAATTTAAAGCTACCTGA
- the pap gene encoding polyphosphate:AMP phosphotransferase, which produces MFESAELGHKVKKSVYEKEVPALREALLDVQLELAEVGAFQMIILIGGLDGAGRGATVNLINEWMDPRHIQTHGMGEPSDEELDRPMMWRFWRALPPKGKIGVFLGSWYTWPIINRVKGRTKTADLERSLERAKRLEKMLVDEGALIIKFWLHLSKEKQRKRFKELEKNPLTRWRVSKRDWKHFKQYDKFRKVHEVVIRHTSTAESPWLIVEGEDDRYRSLTVGNTILKAIHDRLERVNSPMPKSLAPPLILPIDNLHILKTLDMTQSLDKKDYKAKLEKYQARLNELTRDPKFKYISVIAVFEGNDAAGKGGSIRRITGALDARYYQVIPIAAPTDEEQAHPYLWRFWRHLPRKGRVTIFDRSWYGRVLVERAEGFCAEADWMRAYSEINDFEAQMVRHNLLVVKFWLTITKDEQLRRFKDREKTAFKRYKITEEDWRNREKWELYEQAVCDMVDRTSTQLAPWILVEANNKHFARIKVLKTLCDQIELKLKEVYESGIDYLDKPRK; this is translated from the coding sequence ATGTTTGAATCTGCGGAATTGGGACATAAGGTCAAAAAATCGGTGTATGAGAAGGAAGTTCCAGCTCTGCGAGAGGCCCTCCTCGATGTACAGTTGGAACTGGCGGAGGTTGGTGCCTTTCAGATGATCATTCTCATCGGTGGTCTGGACGGAGCGGGTCGAGGAGCTACGGTCAACCTGATCAACGAGTGGATGGATCCGCGCCATATCCAGACCCACGGCATGGGCGAGCCCTCGGACGAGGAACTTGATCGGCCAATGATGTGGCGCTTCTGGCGGGCCCTGCCGCCCAAGGGCAAGATTGGCGTTTTCCTCGGCTCCTGGTACACCTGGCCCATCATCAACCGTGTGAAGGGCAGGACCAAGACCGCGGATCTCGAACGGAGCCTGGAGCGGGCCAAACGGCTGGAAAAAATGCTGGTGGACGAGGGTGCGCTGATCATCAAATTCTGGCTCCATCTTTCCAAGGAAAAACAGAGGAAACGGTTCAAGGAACTGGAGAAAAATCCGCTCACCCGCTGGCGAGTGAGCAAGCGTGACTGGAAACATTTTAAACAGTACGACAAGTTCAGGAAGGTGCATGAGGTCGTCATCCGTCATACCAGTACCGCCGAGTCTCCCTGGTTGATCGTTGAGGGAGAAGATGACCGTTATCGCAGTCTTACCGTGGGCAACACCATCCTCAAGGCCATCCATGACCGACTGGAGCGGGTCAACAGCCCCATGCCCAAGTCCCTGGCCCCGCCCCTGATCCTGCCCATTGATAACCTGCATATCCTCAAGACCCTGGATATGACCCAGTCCCTGGACAAAAAAGATTACAAGGCCAAACTCGAAAAATACCAGGCCCGGCTCAACGAACTCACCCGCGATCCCAAGTTTAAATATATATCCGTGATTGCCGTTTTCGAAGGCAATGATGCTGCGGGTAAGGGGGGAAGTATTCGCCGTATCACAGGGGCTCTGGATGCCCGATACTACCAGGTCATCCCCATCGCCGCCCCGACCGACGAGGAACAGGCCCACCCCTACCTGTGGCGCTTCTGGCGTCACCTGCCACGCAAGGGTCGGGTGACCATCTTCGACCGTTCCTGGTATGGGCGGGTGCTGGTGGAACGGGCGGAAGGATTCTGCGCTGAAGCCGACTGGATGCGGGCCTACAGCGAAATCAACGACTTTGAGGCGCAGATGGTACGCCACAACCTGCTGGTGGTCAAATTCTGGCTGACAATTACCAAGGATGAACAGCTGCGCCGTTTCAAGGATCGGGAGAAGACCGCCTTTAAACGATACAAAATCACCGAAGAGGATTGGCGCAACCGGGAGAAGTGGGAACTTTACGAACAGGCAGTCTGCGACATGGTTGATCGAACCAGTACACAGCTTGCGCCCTGGATCCTGGTGGAGGCTAACAACAAGCACTTCGCCCGAATTAAGGTCCTGAAAACGCTCTGCGATCAGATTGAGCTAAAGCTCAAGGAGGTATACGAATCCGGGATAGACTACCTGGACAAGCCCAGGAAATAA
- a CDS encoding PRC-barrel domain-containing protein: MEIPVGVDVICGTAVCGCSKYLVINPVNDQVTHLVVAEKLPPHTERLVPLDYILSSTAASTQLRCSPSEFADLEPFMKNDYLNPLELVDVRAYRNSVVLWPYGAHGKPQELENETHFPPGEVLIRRGSRVNATDGKIGKVDELLINPLNDQISHIIMREGHLWGHKDVTIPVSKIEKIADGVVHLKLDKQTAATLPGTPIHRKWK, encoded by the coding sequence ATGGAAATTCCTGTCGGCGTAGACGTGATATGCGGCACAGCGGTATGTGGCTGCTCGAAATACCTGGTGATCAATCCGGTCAATGATCAAGTGACCCACCTGGTGGTTGCCGAAAAACTCCCTCCTCATACGGAGCGCCTGGTGCCGCTTGACTACATCCTGTCGTCCACCGCGGCGTCCACCCAACTGCGGTGCAGTCCAAGCGAGTTTGCCGATCTTGAGCCTTTCATGAAAAACGACTACCTCAACCCGCTTGAGTTGGTAGATGTGAGGGCTTACAGAAATTCCGTCGTGCTCTGGCCTTACGGCGCCCATGGCAAGCCCCAGGAACTGGAAAACGAAACGCATTTCCCACCGGGCGAAGTCCTGATCCGCCGGGGTTCGCGCGTGAACGCCACCGATGGCAAAATCGGCAAGGTGGATGAATTGCTGATCAACCCCCTGAACGACCAGATTTCACATATCATCATGCGCGAAGGTCACCTTTGGGGGCATAAGGACGTTACCATTCCGGTTTCCAAAATCGAGAAGATTGCCGATGGCGTCGTGCACCTGAAGCTGGACAAGCAGACCGCCGCCACCCTGCCGGGAACGCCCATCCACCGTAAATGGAAATAG